The DNA sequence TTTACTGTTCCACATGGCCAGTCTATTTAAGCCAACAGGAGGCACCCATTGTGAACCAAGATCAACCCTGAATTCATTAGCAGAAAAGCCAAGATGTTGAAGTTTTGCAAGACCTGCAAAGTGAGCTTCAGTCAAAACACCTGTCAAATTATTATAAGCAAAATCCAAGAATTCAAGTTTAGGATATAGTTGACCCAAATTTACTGGGACACTTCTGTTCAATGTATTGCGAGAAATATCCAATTTTTTCAAAGAATGAAGTCTGAATTGGAGGAATGGCCCATAAAATAAGTTCACATACAGATTGAGCATCTTGAGAGACTTGAGGTTTCCCAGCCAATCTGGAAAATGTCCTGTGAGTTCACTGATGGCCCAATTAAGTATTTCCAAACTATCTTTAATGCAACCTGAAAACACTTCTCCAAGTTCATTCAAATCACCATGCAGATATTTATTTACTGAAAGATCCAATGAGTTCAACATGCAGAGGTTTCCTAAGCTCAGTGGCACTCCACCTTCTAGGACTCTATTGTTGGCAAGGTTGAGGACTCTGAGAGATGTTAAATTTCCAATAGCACTAGGAATTAGCTCTTTGAAAGCATTGGCACTCAAATCTAGACTCTCAAGGCTGGTTAGCTTGAACAACCAAGATGGGACTACAGAATGAAGATTGTTACTAGAGAGATCAATAACTCGAAGCTTTGTAAAGTTAACATGTGCAAGAGAATCAGGAATCTCAAGATTGCAGTTTGATAAGTATATTTCTGAGACTAAAGGAAAAGTGTTAAGTGATTCTAGCCAATCAGGTGCTTTGGAGAGATCAACAAAATTCAAGTTTAGGTActgaagagaagaaagatttgAGAGCCAATAACTTCCAACAATGAAGAGTTTGTTCCAAGATGAATAGAAAGGATTAGAAAGATCAAGATGATGCAAGTGTGAGAGATTGCCAAGCTGATGGGGAACTAGTCCACTAAAGCCAGCACAAGAGAGATCAAGATAACGCAGTTGTGCGAGTGAACCAATGAAAGCAGGGATTTGAATACCTCCAAAGAAGTTCATGCTGAGATCCAAGTATTGCAAGTGTTTCAACCCAAGCAAAGCTGGATTGATCTCTCCATTCAGTGGCTCAGAACGTGGGCCATATTGAAACATGTCATGAAGAGGCCTCTTGTTACCAAGATCAAGTTGCACAACATACCCTGTTTGGTTATCACATTGAATTCCTCTCCAAATGCAGCAGTCTTCCCCAATCCAAGATGATAGCCGTCCACCAGGATCTTTAAGCCCTTCTTTGAAATCAAGAAGTGCTTTCCTTTCAGTTTCTCTGCACACATTGATTGAAACCCCATTGCAGAGGCTGAATTTGAGGTAGAGAAAGACTAGTAGGAGAGCTTTAGTGAGCTTTACACCCATAGATAAATGactttgttttctatttaagtTGTCAGTTCACCatgtaagtatatatataacattgaaaattcatttatgcatttattagATTGTTTGATGAATGGAGTTTCATAGATTACAGCATTAGGAGTTGTAATGTGTCCAATCAATATGGAAGGCAGGTGAGCATTTATTAGATTTTGAACAATTCTACTTAGAGCTACACCTCATTGAAAGCTCAATCAATGGCTGTGCTTTATCAGTTTCTAAgtgcaaaatttgaaactttCCAAACCACTCTTATTTCCTTTAATTACATGATAATATTGTTACTGTCATTGTGATTTGTACATGATCTATATCATGTGCCTTGTACTTATAAAAATGCTGTCATCTGCGCAATAAAAGATCAACTGAGAATGCTTTCAGTCTTTCCAAATTATCTTGTGTTCTTCTGTAGAAAGTAGGCCATCTTTGCACAAGGATTTGACCAGTTCATTACTGGAAACTCTGcttgatattttcttatatttatgaattttgtGGTGCTTGGAATCCAAAGCTACAAccatgattaaaataaaaacaattttaattataatgctATTACAAGAGTTATACCTATTTTGAAAGGATCTTGAAGAATTCATATGTTTCTTGGTAATTAATAGGACTAATGAAGttgttaagattttatattttgtactagtgggccctatatgagTGCTACATAAGCTTAGGGgttttacaccaaaaagtctcaagattTAGTGGCACAACCAATATAGTTATaaataaacccattacacttctatcacacaaccgatgtgggactatattTCTAaaaccctccctcaagttcaactagGTCTTTTGTCAGTTCGAGTTGCTCAAACTTGTATGCACAAAGGTCCCTGTTTTTACCgaacttgtacactactttgtgtctcagaggtcctacacacatgaacttgtacactacttgtgtctcagaggttcTACTCAAATAGACTTGTACACCACTTTGTGTCTCGGGATGTCCCTTTTTATATTAGGGCTCCACTATATTTTATGATACTCAcgtattagatttttatatttttgtactaGTGGTCCAAATATGGGTGCTACATAAGCTTAGGGgttttacaccaaaaagtctcaaaacttattagtggctcaacccctatatctatatataaacccattacacttctatcacacaactgATGTGGAACTATATTTCCAACAGAAGTTTTAGCATATATATGTTTACCCTGCTATCAATGAGATAGTAGTTCATGAGGAATGTaaacaaataatcataaaaCTTGAAACAtacataccaaaaaaataactcaaaggtcaaatttttgagaaaaatttcaGTAGGGCAGACAAGTATAATAATATTAGTAAAATTTATGTACAATTAGATTCATTTTACTATTATTAGTATGAAAATTTTGTAGTAGATTTATGGTATGGTTAATTCTTGAAAAGCGACAAAAAAGTCTAgaaaatagaaattataaaactatataatcaCAAAACTATAAAGGAAAAATACATCATAACAAGGCAAGCTTGTATGGTAACAAGGCAAGCTAAATAAGCCTCCTAAAGAACCTTTGGGGTCAGCCGTAGCGATAGCGGTGGTGGAAGTAAGACTGCTTCAATATCTTTTCCTCCTGGTCCTTCCTCATTGGCGACGGTCGGGTGGTTCACAGTATGACAGAGATAGGGATGTCGTATGCACAGGTGGCTAGCTCTTCATAGTCAGGTGAGGTACCTTCCTCTAAGAGTTTGGAGAAACGGAGCGGAGTGGATCACCCTCTCAAATAGCCTTCACTCACCGGTGCAAAGAGGCCTAGGTCACCGAAGAAGTTGCCCGGTGGAGCCTAGGAAGAGTCCACATCAGAAGAAGGTGCACGTTAGGTCTAAGAGAGCAGGGACTCAGGTGGTGTCACAGGCTATTTTAGAGGCTGACGGGGTAGGTTCGTCTCGTGAGGCCTTGCGGGTCCAATTGCTCAATTGAGCGTCTCTCTCGATCCCATTACCTCCGAAGTCATCGGAACTGTGAGATGAACTTGCGAAGGTGGCGGTGTTGTCTCTCGAAGAGAGGTTTGTTAATGAATCTAATCTTTTGGCCGTCATTCCTTCTATAATTAACAATGCTTTGGCCAGTCCCATTATGCCATTAAATACTGCACTTTCCTTCTACCTCTAACGAGCAGGGAAGAGGTGAAGGACCTTTGTAAGCTGGGAAAATTCAAGGCGATGATGAAGGATGGACCTTGCATGTTAATGATCGTTCCTTGGTCGGCTGAATTAGGAGCGGTTGGGAGAGCCTCAGGGGAGGGTTAATGGATCCTCATTTGGAACCTGCTACCCCATGCTTGGTGCTATAGCATTATCTCTGAAGTTCTTCGACCGGTGGGAGAGTTAATCATGTTGTCTCAGGCTGAGCGtctcataaataatttttatcggTGCTGGTGCGACGCCGGTCGGGTGTCTCTTTGCCTTTTGAACTGAATTTCAGTATAGGGATGCGGAGATATAGTGTGTTATTCACTGAAGATCGTGTGAGTTTCCTGGTCTATCGAAGGGAGTTGGGTCGTTATATTATCGCCCCTAGAGAGGTTGTTGCTGTCGAGGGATCTTTGGTGTGTGTCGGAAGGCGAAGGAAAAAGGAGAAAGCGGCCGTCCTCCCGGTACTTACATGGATGGTGGAGCCTTGCTCCCATCGGGAAAGACAACGGGATATTGTTGTTATGAGGAGTTAAGCAGATGAGGAGAGAGTGATAGGGGCTTCAGCTCCGATGATGAAGGAGCTGTGGGTGGTGGTTGAGCCTTGCTCCCATGGTGGCACCGACGAGTGTCCTCCCCACGTGCGGGTGTCAGCACATCAGACCGATGGTTATTCCAATTGTCTTGGACGAATGGGTGGTTACTTGTTGGCTCGGTCTCTAGAGCGCCGTTCTTCTGATGGTGTACGTAGTGGGTTGTCACATAGTACAAAGGGGAGACGTGTCGATTTTTGGCCAGAGGGATTTATTTGGTGTACGTAGTGGGTTGTCACATAGTACATGGTGTACGTAGTGGGTTGTCACATAGTACCAGAGGGATTTATTTGGTAATTTTTGGCAAGGGTCTGGGCCCTGGTCCCAGGTTCATCTCCCACTAATGAAGGAGGAAACAATGGTGTTGATTTGATAATAGAAGGGGTTGTTTCTGATACTCGTTCCTCATATTCTTTGTCACCTGAAATGGACATCAACTCTGATAATTCAGTGATagaatttgaaagaaacataagaaaactTTTGCCAGGCTTACATGAAGAGAGTAATACGTCCAAGATAAGGCAGTCTACTAGAACCAGGAAAAGTGAACGGCAAAAGAAACCTTCTTCAAGGTTCAATGAGGAGGTGGGTTATTTGGTTGAGATACCTAAATCGGCAAAGAAAAAAAGGGCTGGTGGTGATGGCGATAAAGGAACGAACGCCAAACCTTTACTCATTGCTGATTGGTCTAATGTTCAAATTGTGAAATATTGTgatgcatgtggaatttccttTTCTAATTCTGTGAATGACTACATTAATCATATTCGTAATCTAGAGAAGTCTCATTCTTGTTGTCCTTTGGAGTTTGGGGCGACCTCCTTGGAGGGTCAGGGGTTTTAATTGGTTATCCATGAATTCAATCAATTGGAATGTTAAGGGGCTAGGTAGGCCATCTAAGCGTTTCTTAGTAAAGGACTTTCTTTATATCCACCATGCCAAAGTTTATTGTcttcaagaaacaaaaattgGAGGAGATTAGTCAAGCTACCTGGCGGGAGATTGGCGGATGCCATCTTGATCAATTTACATTTTTGCCGGCTAGAGGGTCGGCGGGTGGCATCGCTGTAGGTTGGAACAGTGTGCTTTTGAACGGGAAACTAGCTTAGCAAGGAGAATTTAGTCTAACGGTGGATTTTATTTCTAAGATTGATAATCTTAGTTGGCAATGTACTGTGGTATATGGGCCAAATGAGCGGTCCCACAAACGTGCTTTTTGGGAAGAGTTGAGAAACATTAGAGGAGTTTCATCGGGGCCTTGGGTGATTTATGGGTACTTTAACGCTATCTTTACTGTGGGGGACAAAATGTCGGGTAATCCCAATTTGGAGGATATTCGTTGCGCAAACTTATTGATGCAAGACTGGGGTTGCAGGAGCCGCCCTCTGTGGGAAGAAGATTTACTTGGACAAATGGTCAAGAGGAGCCAATCTGGGTCAAATAACATCAGTTTCTAGTGAATAATGATTGGTTAGCTTGCTTCCCCAGAGTGACTTAGAATAGTCTCCCCAGACTAGGATCCGATCATATGTCGATTAGGCTTGAGGTAGGATCCCACTTGTTTAATCCAAAGCCATTTTGGTTTGAATTGGCATGGACTAC is a window from the Dioscorea cayenensis subsp. rotundata cultivar TDr96_F1 chromosome 2, TDr96_F1_v2_PseudoChromosome.rev07_lg8_w22 25.fasta, whole genome shotgun sequence genome containing:
- the LOC120270081 gene encoding receptor-like protein EIX2 → MGVKLTKALLLVFLYLKFSLCNGVSINVCRETERKALLDFKEGLKDPGGRLSSWIGEDCCIWRGIQCDNQTGYVVQLDLGNKRPLHDMFQYGPRSEPLNGEINPALLGLKHLQYLDLSMNFFGGIQIPAFIGSLAQLRYLDLSCAGFSGLVPHQLGNLSHLHHLDLSNPFYSSWNKLFIVGSYWLSNLSSLQYLNLNFVDLSKAPDWLESLNTFPLVSEIYLSNCNLEIPDSLAHVNFTKLRVIDLSSNNLHSVVPSWLFKLTSLESLDLSANAFKELIPSAIGNLTSLRVLNLANNRVLEGGVPLSLGNLCMLNSLDLSVNKYLHGDLNELGEVFSGCIKDSLEILNWAISELTGHFPDWLGNLKSLKMLNLYVNLFYGPFLQFRLHSLKKLDISRNTLNRSVPVNLGQLYPKLEFLDFAYNNLTGVLTEAHFAGLAKLQHLGFSANEFRVDLGSQWVPPVGLNRLAMWNSKLGPGFPSWIQKLENLSVAAFSNAGISDTLPGWFWNFSKNLQLVDLSYNDIKVSQFPAYLEYLLLSSNKIAGRIPETLCYLKKLPALDLSKNQFIGEIPYCWNHFL